Below is a window of Pseudodesulfovibrio sp. 5S69 DNA.
GTCTCTCTCATCAACGAAGCCAAGGCCCGCGGCACGGCCGTGGTCGGCATCTTCCACGACGAGGAAGTGCGCGACCTGGTGGCCGACAGACTGTTCGAAATGCGCAGCTTCAAGGAGGCCGCATAACCATGGACCGCATTCTCAAGAACGCCCGCATCGTCCTGCGCCACGAGGTCGTCACCGGCTCGGTCAGGATCACGGACGGGGTCATCCAGTCCATCGACCTCGGCCCGTGCAACGTGACGGGCGCGGAAGACCTGAACAACGACTATCTCCTGCCCGGCTTCGTGGAGCTGCACACCGACAACCTGGAACAGGAGCTGGAGCCGAGGCCGGGGGTCTTCTGGCCCGACCCCATCGGCGCGGTCCTGGCCCACGACAACACCATGGCCGGCGCGGGCATCACCACGGTGCTCGACGCGGTCTCGCTCGGCGAATACCACGACGGCCCCAACCGCTCGGAGATGATGGACATGTCCCTGCGGGCGCTTTCCCGGGCACGGGCCACCGGGGTGCTCAAGGCGGACCACCGGCTGCACCTGCGCTGCGAATTTTCCGACCCCAAGGTCCTGGACATGCTCCTGCCGCACATCGACGACCCGGAGCTCATGCTCGTCTCGCTCATGGACCACACGCCGGGGCAACGCCAGTTCACGGACACGGACAAGTACCGCAAATACTACAAGAAAGGCTGGAGCGACGAGGAGTTCGCCGAGATCGAAAAGCGGCTGCACGCCACCCAGCAGGCCTGCGCGGCCGGCAACCGCGAGCGCATCGTCTCCCTGTGCCGCGAGCGGTCCCTGCCCATGGCCAGCCACGACGACACCCTGGCCGAACACATCGCCCAGGCCGTGGCCGAGGGCATGGCCATCTCCGAGTTTCCGACCACCGTAGAAGCCGCCCGCCTGGCCCGCGAAGCGGGGATCCGCATCGTCATGGGCGGCCCCAACCTGGTCCGAGGCGGGTCCCACTCGGGCAACGTCTCGGCCCGCGAACTGGCCGAAGCGGACCTGCTGGACATCATCTCCTCGGACTACGTGCCGGGCAGCCTGGTCGCCGGGGCGTTCGCCCTGCACCACAGCCTGGGCTTCTCCCTGCCCGAGGCAGTGGCCCGGATCAGCGCCAACCCGGCCGAAGCCATAGGGCTGGCGGACCGGGGGAGTATCGCCTGCGGACTGCGCGCGGACCTGGTCCGGGTGCGCGAGATCGAAGGCGTACCCGCCGTGTTACGGACCTGGCCGGCCGAAACTTCCGGACCGCTTGAAATGACTGCTAAAAACGCGGCCTGAATGTGACAGCCGCAAGCGACGATTTCGTCAAACCGTCACCCGGTCACAATACCCCTGTTGCAGGGAGTGTGTAGACCCTTCACGGTGAGGGAAGCTGCCGCCTTCGGGCCGGGCGCCTCCCCCGAACATATCCACAGAACGAGTCGGGAGGCTTTCATGAAATCCATCAATATCCGCAACCGCCAGCAGCGCGAGGCCATCCAGGCCAAGGGGCTGAGCAAGGTCTACCCCAACGGCACCGTGGCCCTGAAGGACGTGTCCGTGACCGTCAACGCCGGCGACTTCTGCGTCATCATCGGCCTGTCCGGGGCCGGAAAATCCACGCTGCTGCGCTGCATGAACCGGTTGATCCGCCCGACCCAGGGGTCCATCGCCCTGTTCGGCGAGGACGTCACCCGGGTCAACGGCGGGCAGCTCAGGCAGGTGCGCCGCCGCGTGGGCATGATCTTCCAGCAGTTCAACCTGGTCCGCCGCCTGACCGTGATGGAGAATGTCCTGGTCGGCCGGTTGCGCTTCAACGCCCACCCGGTCAAGCGCTGCCTGTCCATGTTCCGCCAGTTCTCCAAGGCCGAACGCGAGTTCGCCTTCGAGTGCCTGCAACAGGTGGGCATCGGGGACCTGGCCTTCCGCCGGGCAGACGCCCTGTCCGGCGGCCAGCAGCAGCGCGTGGCCATCGCCCGCGCCCTGGCCCAGGAGCCCGAGGTCTTCCTGGCCGACGAGCCCATCGCCAGCCTCGACCCGCGCAGCTCGGAGACGGTCATGCAGATCCTGGCCAAGATTCACGAGGACAAAGGCATCCCTGTGCTCGTGAACCTGCACCACATCGATTTCGCCCAGCGCTTCGGCAAGCGCATCCTGGGCATGTCCAAGGGTGAACTGATCTTTGACGGCACGGCCCGGGACCTCGACGCCGAGACCGTGTCGTGCATCTACGGCGACAAGGCGGAGGAAGCCCTGGAAGAGCTCTCCGCCGCCTGATCCATATCCGGCAGCGAACCGGCCGCCGATCGGCAAGAACTGCGTCAACCTCAACAACCACAGGAGATTCCCCAATGTTCTCGAAACTGTCCAAAGTGTTCATGATGGCGGCCCTGGTCCTGACCGTGGCCCTGCCCGGCCTGGCCAACGCCGGCCCCGAACAGTGGCCCACCACCCTGAAGCTCGGCTTCATCCCCACCGAGGGCGCGGCCGACTCCGCCAAGCGCGCCAAGCCCATCGCCGCAGAACTGGAAAAGGACCTCGGCGTCAAGGTCGAGATCTTCACCGCCTCCGACTACAACGGCATCATCACCGCCATGGCCAACAAGCACATCGACCTGGCCTACTTCGGCCCCAAGAGCTATGTGGAGGCCGCTGAAAAGGCCAACGCCGAAGCCATCGTCATGGAGCTGAACAAGGACGGCCAGCCCGGCTACACCGGCATCATCATCACCTAAAGAAGGGTTCCGGCATCACCGACATGGAAAAGGCCAAGGGCAAGACCTTCGCCTTCACCGATCCCAACTCCACCTCCGGCTACCTGGTGCCCAACGTCATCTTCGCCCGCGACATGAAGGTCGATCCCGAGAAGTACTTCGCCGAAGTGCGCTTCTCCGGCTCCCACGGCGCGTCCATCCTGGCCGTCAAGAACGGCTCCATCCAGGTGGCCGCCACCAACAACATCGACATGGACCGCATGATCGAGAAGGGCGCCGTCTCCCTGCAGGACTTCAACATCATCAAACGTTCCGACATGATCCCCGGCGCGCCCATCGCCGTGCGCAAGGACCTGCCCGAGAGCCTGAAGTGCGCCATCGCCGGTTCCCTGCTCAAGATCAACGACGACCCCGAGGCCCTGGAAGTCCTGCAGAACGGCGGCTACCGCCACACCTCGGACAGGGACTACGACATGGTCCGCTACCTCAAGCGGCTCAAGGCCGAACTGGCCAAGAAGAAGTAACGATGACTCATGATCTGACACTCGATCAGGTCACCCCCAGGCGGAGCTTCCCCCGGAAGCTCGCCCTGGGGGGCCTGGTGGCCATCGTCCTGGCCGTACTCGTGGCCTCCTACATCTCCACGGACATCGACCCGTTCAAGCTCTACGCCAAGCGCCAGAACGCCTTCGAATATCTGTTCGGCAGGCAGCTCAACGACGCGGACAAGCAGGCGGCCCTGGACCAGGCCAAGCGGCTGCCCGCGATCATCGCCTTCGAGGAGTCCTACCAGGCCGTCAAGGCGGAATATGCCGCCACCGGCAAGACGCTCGACCCCGTGGCCATGCAGCGCGAGGCCCAAAAACGTGCCGACGCCCGCATGAAGGCCATGACCCCGGCGGACCGCGACCGTATCGTCCAGAGCGAATACGACCGCATCGCGGACGAAAAGACCGGCGGCTACTTCCCGCCCGAAACCGCCTGGCCGCACCTCATGGAGTACTCCAAGGCGCTCATCGAGACCGTGGCCATCGCCATATGGGGCACGCTCATCGCCTTTATCGCGGCCATCCCCATGGCCATGTTCGCGGCCAGCAACACGCTTGAGCTGATGGTCCAGGGCGACGGCGTCTGGCAACGCATGGTCCGCTGGTTCGGCCAGTTCGTTGCCCGGCGCATGCTCGACTTCTGCCGCGGATTCAACGAGTTCGTCATGGCGTTGATCTTCGTGGCCGTCATCGGCCTGGGCCCCTATGCGGGCGTCCTGGCCCTGGCCATCCACACCTTCGGCATCCTGGGCAAGGTCTTTTCCGAAGCCATCGAACAGATCGAACCCGGCCAGGTGGAGGCCGTTACGGCCTCGGGCGCGGGCCCGGCCCAGATCATGGCCTTCTCGGTCATCCCCCAGGTCATGCCGCTCGTGGTCAGCTACACCCTGCTGCGCTTCGAATCCAACGTCCGCTCGGCCACCATCCTCGGTTTCGTGGGCGCGGGCGGCATCGGCTTCCTCATGTTCGACAAGATCAACGGCTACCTCTACCGCGAAGTCTGCACCATGATGATCATGGTCATCGTCTCCGTGACCATCATCGACTACCTCTGCGGCATCTTGCGCCGTAAATTCGTGTAAAAGACGCCTCCGGCGGCCGGGGGAAGGGAAGGAAAACCCTTTGAAAAGGGCTTTTCCTTCCCCTCCCCGGACTCCCATCCCATCCTTTCCTAAACTTTTTGTGCCGCTGCGCGGATTCTGCGCGCGCGGTAACGTCACCCTGCTCCGCTGTCCCAAAACGCCGCGAAACCGCTTTGACGGGTCCCGCCAACCCCGCCTATGGCGTTGGCAACCGGCGCGAACACTTCGGGACACCGCACAGCCGAGCTCCTCCCACCACCACCACCCGCAAAACACCCCGCCACCGCGCCCGCACGCCCCTGCCGAAGGCACACAAAAAGTTTTGAAGGGGAGTCCAGAGGGGAAACTTTTTCAAAAGTTTCCCCTCTGGCCGCCGGAGGCATCTTCACCCCCCATGTGCGGACTGTTGCAGTTGGTTGCGACCGCTGCCCGGGGCGCGTATAGGTGCTGGTATGAAATTCGTGGGCGTGGACGGATGCAAGGCAGGCTGGTGCGCGGCCTGGGGGGCGGACGGCCGGTGGGACGTGGGCGTGTACCCGGCGTTTGTGGACCTGTGGGCCGAGCACCGGGACGCGGAAAACGTGCTGGTGGACATTCCTATCGGGCTGGCCGACGACGCGAACCGCACGGCCGAGGGACTGCTCCGGGAGCGGCTTGGGCCGAGGCGGAGCAGCGTGTTCAATACGCCCGCCCGCGCGGCGGTCCACGCCGGGTCCAAGGCCGCGGCAAAGGCAATCAACCGGAAAGCTTCCGGAAAGTCATTATCCGAACAATCTTTGGGCATTATGAAAAAGATCGCGGAAGTCGATCTGTTTTTATCCGCAAACCCCGAGGCTGTGGAAAAGGTGTTCGAAGCGCACCCGGAGCTGGCCTTCGCCATGGCCGGGGGAGGGCCCATGCGCTACCCCAAGCGGGACACGCCGGGCGTGGTGGAGCGGTATGAAATTCTGACGCGGTTCGTGCCGGACGTGCGCGGGCTGCTGGACCGGGTGCGCGAGACGCATCCGGCCTCACGGGTGGCCGGGGACGACGTGTTCGACGCCTTGATCCTGGCCGTGACCGGGCGGCAGGGCGCGGGCAGGCTCAAGTCCCTGCCCGAACCGGCGGAGCGGGACGCCACCGGGCTGCCCATGGCCATCTGGTACGCTGAATTCGACAACTAACGAGGTTTTCATGATCGAACATATCCTGCGAACCGCGCGCAAGAGTGCGTTGTGGCTCTGCCTGCCGGTCCTGGTCCTGGGATTGGGCGCGTGCGCGAAAAACGCGCCCGAGACGCGGCCCGACGCCATCGGCGATGCCCCCATGGCCGTGACCTTCCTGCCCCAGAAGGGCGACTTCATCTCCAAATATGGACAACCACTGAGCCTTAAGGAAGTCGCTGCCATGATAAAGGGTTACGACTACATCCTCATTGGCGAAGGCCACCGAAACCGGGTGGACCACAAGGTACAGCAAGCATTGCTGGAGGCCCTGTCCGACAACGGCGACGGGTTGTCCCTGGGATTGGAGATGGTCGGCGTGGACAAGCAGCAGGAGCTGGACGACTTCTGCAAGGGCCAGGTGAGCCTGGACGCGCTGCCCGCGGAGCTGGATTGGGCCAAGAACTGGGGCTATGATTTCGGGCTGTTCCGCGACCATTTCGCCATCGCCAAGCGCAACGGCGTGCCCGTGGCCGGGCTGAACGTGCCGTCCCAGGTGGTGCGCAAGATCACCAAGGACGGCCTGGACGGGCTGAGCGGCGAGGAAAAAGCGCTGCTGCCCAAGGAGATCGTGCCGCCCGCCACCGACCAGCGCGCCTTCCTGAACGCGGTCATGGCCATGCACCGGAACAAGGACGCCAAGGACGACAAGGAGCGCGAGCGGTTCTATCTGGTCCAGTCCATCTGGGACTCCAAGATGGCCGAAGAGGCCGTGCGGCTGCGCAGACAGTTCGACTGGCCCGTGCTGGTGGTGGCCGGGGCAGGGCACGTGGAATACGGCTGGGGCATCGCCAAACGCATCCGCTGGTTCGACCCGGCGGCGCGCATCCTGACCATCATGCCGTGGCGGGGCGGGGAGTTCGACGCCGAGGCCGGGGACGTGTTCTTCTATTCGCCGGACACCTACCGCTCGCGCATGGGCATGGTCCTGTCCGGCCAGGCGGACGGCATCCAGGTGGAGTCCGTGTCGCGCGGCTCCAGGGCGGAACGGGCCGGGCTGCGGCCCGGCGACCTGCTGACCGAGGCCTCGGGCATCCCGCTCCAGGGGCTGTTCAGCCTGCACATGGCCGGGACCAAGGTGCACGACGCGGACGAACCGCTGGTCTTCACGGTCCGGCGCGGCGGCAGGACCTTCACCGCCGACCTGGGCAAGCTCGGGAAATCCCGCTCCGGGAAAAAGTCCATGGGCAAACCCGCGGCGAAACCCGAACACATGCCCAAACCCGAATCCGCGCCCGAAGGCGGGGAAACCCCGAAAACGGAGGCAAAATAGATGCGCCGCGCCTGCCTGATCCCGTGTTGCGTACTGGTTCTCGCCCTGGCCGCTCCGGCCCTGGCCAACGACCTGTCCGGGCTGCTGCCCGAAACCGTGGGCGGACTGAAACGCGTGCAGTTGATCACCGGGGCCGCGGCCCAGGCCGAAGTCGACCGGCTGCACGGCAAGTCGCTTACGGCCGAGGCCAGCGCCATTGCCCGCTACGCCGAGGGCGGCGGGCGCCCGGCCGAGGTCTGGGTGTCGCGCGTGGCCTCCGAGGCCGAGGCGCGCCGCCAGACCGGGCTCATGGTCCACAAGATGTTCGAGAACCCCAAGTCGCCCTTTGGCAATCCCAAGCGGCTGGACCACGACGGACAGGCCGTGTACCGGTTCACCGGCATGGGCCAGGTCCATCTCATCTGGCACTCGGGCGACCTGGTCTGGTGGGTGAGCGCTTCGGAGGACGCGGTCCGGCCGTTCCTGGACGCCCTCTGCCGCTGACGTTTGACAGCAATTCCCCGCCTCCCGTATAGGGTGTAGGAACCCCAAAAGGATGGCGGAATGAACAAAGCCTGTATCGTCCCGGCCCTGTTGCTGCTTCTGGCCCTGACGGCCCTCCCTGCGTACGCCGAAGGAAATATCCTGTCCGAGATCCGGGGTGGGGTGTACGCCCACGACGTCCGTTGCTGGAGCTTCCACCGCGAGTCCGGCACGGACATCAACGGCGAGCTGCTCTTCGTCTCTCCAGCCTTCCTGGACGTGCTCTGGTCGCCGCGTCCGCACCTGGGCGCGACCGTGAACACCGACGGCAACACCTCCCACGCCTACGCGGGCCTGACCTGGGAACTGCCCCTGTTCTCCAGCGGCTTCTTCGTGGACGGCAACCTCGGCCTGTCCGTGAACAACGGCAGGCGGGACACGGACGACCCCGACCGCAAATCCCTGGGCTCCCCGGTCCTCTTCCGGCTGGGCGCGGCCCTGGGCTACGACCTGACCGAAAAGGTCAACGTCTCCCTCCAATTCGAGCACATGTCCAACGCCTACCTGGCCAACGAGAACGAGGGCATGGACAATTTCGGCGTGCGCCTGGGATACCGGTTCTAGCCCGGCCCGAAGCCCTGCCTCCGCTTATCCAGCGAATGATAATCCTCATTATTCCCGGCTGGCTTCCTACTTATCATAAATAAGTTTAGATTTACTCTAAACTTCACCGGCCTGCCCTTCGACGACCTCGATGCCCCGCTTTGCCGCCCGTTTCCGGTCCTTGCGCTCCCTGCGTCGGGTGACCAGGTCCCACAAGATAGGCATGACCAGCAGGGTCATGGCCGTGGCCACGCACAGGCCGGTGACGAAGGTCGTGGCCATGGTTCCCCAGACCACGGAGTAGTAGGGGATGCCGAGCGCCATGGGCAGGAGGCCCAGGGTTGTCGTCAGGGTGGTCAGGAGGATGGGGCGCAGGCGCACGCGCACGGCCTCGCGGATGGCGTCGATGCGCCGGTAGCCCTTGGCGTAGAGTCGATTGATGAAATCAAGCAGGACCAGGGAATCGTTGACCACGACCCCGGCCACGCCCACGGTGGCGATGAAGCTGTTCACCGTGAACAGGGAGCGGGTCAGGAAGGTCCCGAAGACCACGCCGATGAGGGCGAAGGCCACGGCGGACAGGATGATGGCCGGCTGGACGTAGGATTGGAACTGGCAGGCCAGGATGGTGTACATGACCAGGATGGCGATGCAGAAGGCGTACATCAGCGAGGTGAAGGACCGCCCCGTGGACTCGAACTCGCCGGCGAAACTGATGGTCGCGCCCGGATAGTCGTTCTGGATGGTCCGGTAGTAGGCCCGGACGTCGTGGACCACGCTGGGGGCGCTGACGGGTGCGCCCTCGCGGATGTTGGCGGTCAGGGCCACGGCCCGCTGCCCCTGGAAACGGTTGAGCTGGCCGGGCTCGCGGTAGGTGCGCACCTCGGCCAGGTCGCCCAGGCGCACCGGCCCGGTGTCGTTCTGGAGGATGGGGATGTCCAGGGCGTCCTCGGGAGTGGACAGGAACCGCTTGTCGATCTTCATGCGCAGGTCCACGTCCTCGTCGGCCGCTCGGAACTTGCCCACGAACCGCCCGTCCAGGATGCCGCCCGCCAGGGAGACCACCTGGGCCGGGGTCAGCCCGTACTCGGCCACCAGGCTCGGGATGGGAATGAACCGGAAGACGCGGTTGTCCGTGCCGGTGTCCGTGGCCAGGTCCGCCAGGTAGGGCGAGAGCTTCTTGTTGTTGCGTATCCAGTTGAAGACGTTGTCCTTCAGCGCCATGACCGCGTCCTGGTCCGGGCCGAGCACCCGGATGTTCACGTCCTTGCCCGCCGGAGGGCCGCCCTGTTCGGGCCAGACGCGAAACCGCCAGCCGCCCGAGGCCAGGGGTTCCAGTTTGGCGCGGATGACGTCCAGGAGCCTCTGAGGGTCGTTGTCGGGGTTGTCCACGAAGGCCTGCGCATCCCGGCGGGGCAACTCCACGATGACGATGGCCCGGTTGGGGCCGAAGATGTTCTCGTAGTCCTCGTTGATGTCCATGCCGCCCAGGCCGGAGCACGCCTTGGTCGTGCCGGGTCCGAGCGCCATGAGGGTCCTGGAGACCGCCTTGGCTTTGTCCGACGCCGTGTACACGTCCGTACCCACCGGGCCTTCCATGGACACGTAGTAGAGGGTGTATTCTTCCGGGAAAAACTTGATGCGCAGGAGCGGCATGACCCCGGTGACCGAGACCCCGAGCATGACCAGGGCCATGAAGAAGGCCACGACCACCAGCCCCAGGGTCTTCCAGCGGTGACGCAGGGTCCGTTGCAGGACCGCGTCGGTCCCCTTTTTCAGCCAGCCCATGAAGCGCGGGTCCCGTGCCTGGAGGTGTTCGGCGGCCTGCCGCCCGAGCTTGTCCGCGCCGGGCCAGTCCAGGAAATGCAGGGGCAGGATGGCCAGGCACTCGACCAGGGAGGCGATGATGGCGAAGGACACGGCCTTGGGCACCAGGGCAAAGAACTCGCCGGTGGACCCGGTCATGATCAGCATGGGCATGAACGCGGCCACGGTGGTGGAGGTGGCCGCCACGACCGGCAGGAATACCTCGCTCGCGCCGTCCACCACGGCCTCGCGCAGCCCTTTGCCGTCCTGGACGTGGCGGTAGATGTTCTCGACCACCACGATGGCGTCGTCCACGATGATGCCGCTGACCAGGACGAACGAGAAGAGGGTGATCTCGTTGATCGAATTGTTGGTGATCCACATGATGATCATGGTCACCAGGAAGGAGAAGGGTACGCCCACGGTGGTCAGCATGGCGTTGCGGAAGCCCATGAACAGCCAGATGCAGCCGCAGACCAGGACGATGCCCACCAGCAGGTTGGAGCCGAGCGTGTTGATGTTCTCGCGGATGTTGATGCGCTGGTCCTGGGTGACCACCGCCTGGACGCCCTCCTTGTCGAGCACGGGCTTGAAGTCGGCGACCACCTTTTCCACCGCGGCCCCGATGTCCAGGGCGTTGCCCTCGGGCGACTTGAGGACC
It encodes the following:
- the phnE gene encoding phosphonate ABC transporter, permease protein PhnE, which codes for MTHDLTLDQVTPRRSFPRKLALGGLVAIVLAVLVASYISTDIDPFKLYAKRQNAFEYLFGRQLNDADKQAALDQAKRLPAIIAFEESYQAVKAEYAATGKTLDPVAMQREAQKRADARMKAMTPADRDRIVQSEYDRIADEKTGGYFPPETAWPHLMEYSKALIETVAIAIWGTLIAFIAAIPMAMFAASNTLELMVQGDGVWQRMVRWFGQFVARRMLDFCRGFNEFVMALIFVAVIGLGPYAGVLALAIHTFGILGKVFSEAIEQIEPGQVEAVTASGAGPAQIMAFSVIPQVMPLVVSYTLLRFESNVRSATILGFVGAGGIGFLMFDKINGYLYREVCTMMIMVIVSVTIIDYLCGILRRKFV
- a CDS encoding acyloxyacyl hydrolase, which gives rise to MNKACIVPALLLLLALTALPAYAEGNILSEIRGGVYAHDVRCWSFHRESGTDINGELLFVSPAFLDVLWSPRPHLGATVNTDGNTSHAYAGLTWELPLFSSGFFVDGNLGLSVNNGRRDTDDPDRKSLGSPVLFRLGAALGYDLTEKVNVSLQFEHMSNAYLANENEGMDNFGVRLGYRF
- the phnD gene encoding phosphate/phosphite/phosphonate ABC transporter substrate-binding protein, which produces MEKAKGKTFAFTDPNSTSGYLVPNVIFARDMKVDPEKYFAEVRFSGSHGASILAVKNGSIQVAATNNIDMDRMIEKGAVSLQDFNIIKRSDMIPGAPIAVRKDLPESLKCAIAGSLLKINDDPEALEVLQNGGYRHTSDRDYDMVRYLKRLKAELAKKK
- a CDS encoding ChaN family lipoprotein, with the translated sequence MIEHILRTARKSALWLCLPVLVLGLGACAKNAPETRPDAIGDAPMAVTFLPQKGDFISKYGQPLSLKEVAAMIKGYDYILIGEGHRNRVDHKVQQALLEALSDNGDGLSLGLEMVGVDKQQELDDFCKGQVSLDALPAELDWAKNWGYDFGLFRDHFAIAKRNGVPVAGLNVPSQVVRKITKDGLDGLSGEEKALLPKEIVPPATDQRAFLNAVMAMHRNKDAKDDKERERFYLVQSIWDSKMAEEAVRLRRQFDWPVLVVAGAGHVEYGWGIAKRIRWFDPAARILTIMPWRGGEFDAEAGDVFFYSPDTYRSRMGMVLSGQADGIQVESVSRGSRAERAGLRPGDLLTEASGIPLQGLFSLHMAGTKVHDADEPLVFTVRRGGRTFTADLGKLGKSRSGKKSMGKPAAKPEHMPKPESAPEGGETPKTEAK
- a CDS encoding alpha-D-ribose 1-methylphosphonate 5-triphosphate diphosphatase, giving the protein MDRILKNARIVLRHEVVTGSVRITDGVIQSIDLGPCNVTGAEDLNNDYLLPGFVELHTDNLEQELEPRPGVFWPDPIGAVLAHDNTMAGAGITTVLDAVSLGEYHDGPNRSEMMDMSLRALSRARATGVLKADHRLHLRCEFSDPKVLDMLLPHIDDPELMLVSLMDHTPGQRQFTDTDKYRKYYKKGWSDEEFAEIEKRLHATQQACAAGNRERIVSLCRERSLPMASHDDTLAEHIAQAVAEGMAISEFPTTVEAARLAREAGIRIVMGGPNLVRGGSHSGNVSARELAEADLLDIISSDYVPGSLVAGAFALHHSLGFSLPEAVARISANPAEAIGLADRGSIACGLRADLVRVREIEGVPAVLRTWPAETSGPLEMTAKNAA
- a CDS encoding DUF429 domain-containing protein; this encodes MKFVGVDGCKAGWCAAWGADGRWDVGVYPAFVDLWAEHRDAENVLVDIPIGLADDANRTAEGLLRERLGPRRSSVFNTPARAAVHAGSKAAAKAINRKASGKSLSEQSLGIMKKIAEVDLFLSANPEAVEKVFEAHPELAFAMAGGGPMRYPKRDTPGVVERYEILTRFVPDVRGLLDRVRETHPASRVAGDDVFDALILAVTGRQGAGRLKSLPEPAERDATGLPMAIWYAEFDN
- a CDS encoding MetQ/NlpA family ABC transporter substrate-binding protein produces the protein MFSKLSKVFMMAALVLTVALPGLANAGPEQWPTTLKLGFIPTEGAADSAKRAKPIAAELEKDLGVKVEIFTASDYNGIITAMANKHIDLAYFGPKSYVEAAEKANAEAIVMELNKDGQPGYTGIIIT
- the phnC gene encoding phosphonate ABC transporter ATP-binding protein; this encodes MKSINIRNRQQREAIQAKGLSKVYPNGTVALKDVSVTVNAGDFCVIIGLSGAGKSTLLRCMNRLIRPTQGSIALFGEDVTRVNGGQLRQVRRRVGMIFQQFNLVRRLTVMENVLVGRLRFNAHPVKRCLSMFRQFSKAEREFAFECLQQVGIGDLAFRRADALSGGQQQRVAIARALAQEPEVFLADEPIASLDPRSSETVMQILAKIHEDKGIPVLVNLHHIDFAQRFGKRILGMSKGELIFDGTARDLDAETVSCIYGDKAEEALEELSAA
- a CDS encoding efflux RND transporter permease subunit; protein product: MHKDSPTQTLIRFTLGQKVFVNLMFVLLMVVGAFCVFNLPVERYPDVRMGKVVISAFLPGASPDEVETLVTRKIEDALEDLENVEFIRSRSFRQRCSIMVKFLDDTDYDKLYDELRFKVLSIQNDLPADMDPPDFTVIRVSEWLPVMSVNLLGDRSNRSLSLMADELKLPLQAIPGVKEVQINGEYTREFHVALDPVKMMRFGVTFDQVGQALQGANVSVPAGDFISDSGEYVIVVDEKFRSRDEVARTIVRRDLDGSFVTVGDVLSSAGMDYRDPFVVSSVNGKDAVSVKVLKSPEGNALDIGAAVEKVVADFKPVLDKEGVQAVVTQDQRINIRENINTLGSNLLVGIVLVCGCIWLFMGFRNAMLTTVGVPFSFLVTMIIMWITNNSINEITLFSFVLVSGIIVDDAIVVVENIYRHVQDGKGLREAVVDGASEVFLPVVAATSTTVAAFMPMLIMTGSTGEFFALVPKAVSFAIIASLVECLAILPLHFLDWPGADKLGRQAAEHLQARDPRFMGWLKKGTDAVLQRTLRHRWKTLGLVVVAFFMALVMLGVSVTGVMPLLRIKFFPEEYTLYYVSMEGPVGTDVYTASDKAKAVSRTLMALGPGTTKACSGLGGMDINEDYENIFGPNRAIVIVELPRRDAQAFVDNPDNDPQRLLDVIRAKLEPLASGGWRFRVWPEQGGPPAGKDVNIRVLGPDQDAVMALKDNVFNWIRNNKKLSPYLADLATDTGTDNRVFRFIPIPSLVAEYGLTPAQVVSLAGGILDGRFVGKFRAADEDVDLRMKIDKRFLSTPEDALDIPILQNDTGPVRLGDLAEVRTYREPGQLNRFQGQRAVALTANIREGAPVSAPSVVHDVRAYYRTIQNDYPGATISFAGEFESTGRSFTSLMYAFCIAILVMYTILACQFQSYVQPAIILSAVAFALIGVVFGTFLTRSLFTVNSFIATVGVAGVVVNDSLVLLDFINRLYAKGYRRIDAIREAVRVRLRPILLTTLTTTLGLLPMALGIPYYSVVWGTMATTFVTGLCVATAMTLLVMPILWDLVTRRRERKDRKRAAKRGIEVVEGQAGEV